One genomic region from Strix uralensis isolate ZFMK-TIS-50842 chromosome 5, bStrUra1, whole genome shotgun sequence encodes:
- the GPR19 gene encoding putative G-protein coupled receptor 19 codes for MVAHSMGNSSAPFLLPTLLLLLQNKSYPETSTPPAAYEGTASPMAPSSSRNHTALQYDLRPGEIAAAGMVWAALWLVSIFGNSLVCLVIHRSRRTQSTTNYFVVSMACADLLLSVTSAPFVLLHLAYGRWMLGNLICKLVRYVQYLTPAVQIDVLLWISVDRFYTIVYPLSFKVSREKAKKMILASWLLGAAFAAPAFVFYGSSSDHHCPFFPPASWQGAAYSITHLLVVFLIPSFLIILFYQKVIKYIWRIGTNGRTVRRTTNIVPRAKVKTIKMFLMLNTVFLLSWLPFYVLQLWHPHKTDDSKSSLVFLAITWLSFSSSAAKPTLYTVYNANFRRGMKETFCMSAMKCYRSNAYTITTSSRIAKKNHVGIVDFPAPAKTVTKDSIYEAFNREAKEKKLAWPIQSNPPNTFV; via the coding sequence ATGGTTGCCCACAGCATGGGTAACAGCAGcgctccttttcttctccctaccTTACTGCTCCTGCTGCAGAACAAGAGCTACCCCGAAACCTCCACCCCTCCTGCTGCCTACGAGGGGACGGCGTCCCCCATGGCACCCAGCTCAAGCAGGAACCACACTGCCTTGCAGTATGACCTGAGGCCGGGGGAAATTGCAGCAGCCGGCATGGTTTGGGCAGCGCTGTGGCTGGTTTCCATCTTTGGAAACTCCCTCGTTTGCTTAGTGATCCACCGCAGCAGGAGGACACAATCCACCACCAACTACTTTGTGGTCTCCATGGCTTGTGCAGACCTTCTCCTCAGTGTCACCAGCGCGCCCTTCGTGCTGCTCCACTTGGCCTACGGCAGGTGGATGCTGGGGAACCTCATCTGCAAGCTGGTAAGGTACGTGCAGTACCTCACCCCTGCAGTCCAGATCGACGTGCTCCTCTGGATCAGCGTCGATCGCTTCTACACTATCGTCTACCCCCTGAGCTTCAAAGTCTCCAGGGAGAAAGCCAAGAAGATGATTCTGGCCTCTTGGCTCCTGGGCGCAGCATTTGCAGCACCGGCTTTTGTCTTCTACGGCTCCAGCAGCGACCACCACTGcccctttttcccccctgcttCTTGGCAAGGAGCTGCCTACAGTATCACCCACCTCCTGGTGGTCTTCCTAATCCCATCCTTCCTCATTATCCTCTTCTACCAGAAGGTCATCAAGTACATTTGGAGAATAGGCACCAATGGCAGGACTGTCAGGAGGACAACGAATATTGTCCCAAGAGCAAAAGTGAAAACCATCAAGATGTTCCTAATGTTAAACACGGTGTTTCTCCTGTCCTGGCTTCCTTTCTATGTGCTACAGCTGTGGCACCCGCACAAAACAGATGACAGCAAGAGCTCCTTGGTCTTCCTGGCCATCACCTGGCTctctttcagctcttcagctgccAAGCCAACGCTCTACACTGTATATAATGCAAACTTCAGGAGAGGGATGAAAGAAACTTTTTGCATGTCCGCCATGAAATGCTACAGAAGCAACGCCTACACCATCACCACCAGTTCCAGGATAGCCAAAAAAAATCACGTTGGCATCGTGGACTTCCCAGCTCCAGCCAAAACTGTCACCAAAGATTCCATCTATGAGGCTTTTAAtagagaagcaaaggaaaaaaagcttgccTGGCCTATTCAGTCAAATCCCCCAAATACGTTTGTCTAG